CTACAAAGCTCACTGCAAAAGTAATTCTTTTTTTTGATAATCAGACTAATTCAATAGAGAAAATATCCTATTACGCTATAACTTAACTTTAATTCACATATTAGATTAAAGAAGCAACATTCTATAAAAAGCCATATAAAATACATTAACACTTAAAGATGGTTAAAAAACATAATGATAACGACGCAGTTATTTGCATTATTGCGGATTTTTATATATCTTTGCAAGCAAATAATTATCATTGATAAAATAAAAATTATAGAGCTATGGCAAGAAAATGGACAAGGGAAAATGTATTGGAAGAAAGCAAGAAGTATTCTTCTAGATCAGAATTCAAAAAAACGAGTTCTGGCGCATTCCATATTGCATATATAAATGGTTGGTTAGACGAAATGACTTGGTTGGTTCACCCTGCACCAAAACCAATCAAATGGACGAAAGAGGCAGTTTTTGAAGAATCAAAAAAATATTCTGTCTTAACTGATTTTATCCGCGAAAATATCTCTGCATATACAGTAGCAAGAAAAAATGGGTGGTTAGATGAAATGATTTGGATTGAAAGAAAAAGTGTCATACGAGGTTTTTGGCAATTAAAGGAGAATGTATTTAATGAATCTCATAAGTATAAAACTTTAAAAGAATTCAGAGAAGGATGTTCTGCTGCTTATAATTCTGCAAAGAAAAAGGGATGGCTGAAAGAAATGACTTGGTTAAAGAGAACTGATAGCAAACCCAAAGGCTATTGGAAAATCAAGGAAAACGTTTTGGAAGAATCTCATAATTACAAAACAACTACCGAGTTTTGTAAGAGAAATTATCTTGCATATAAAAGTGCGCTTGACAATATGTGGCTGGATGAAATGACTTGGCTCAAGAAAGCAAATCGTATGAAAAAAGGGCATTGGAAAAATAAGGAGACAGTCTTCAAAGAAGCCCAAAAATATAAGTATAAAAGTGATTTTCGCCGTAAAGCTCCTTCTGCTTATGCTACCGCATGGAAAAACGGGTGGCTTATAGAAATGACATGGTTCCAGCCAAAGGGGTATGAACGTGCCATCCAAGGACCTATACATAAGATTTATGTTTATATTGATGAGGACAAGAAATATGCTTATGTAGGAGCCACCAACAATATTGATCGCAGGGATTATGAACACAGAACCAAGAAAGATGACCCTGTGCTTAAATATTTTACAAGCATAGGTAAAAACGTCCCAAAATATAAGATATTGAGAGAAGGTCTCACGATTATTGAAAGACAGCGTGAAGAGCGAATACAATCCCTTTATTACAGAGATATACTCCACTATACATTGCTTAATAATATCAATGCTACAGGTGAGAACATTGGCTCTTTGGGTAGTCTCGTATATAAGTGGACAAGAAACAAAGTAATAAAAGAAGCAGAAAAATATAAAACGCCTACAGAGTTTTTTACAAAAGCTGCAGGTGCTTATGATGCAGCTCTTAAATACAAGATGATGAATGAAGAAACTTTTCCTTGGTTCTACAGCAAAAGAAAACCGCCTCGTTGGTGGAATGTAAAAGAACATGTCTTTGAAGAATCGAAGAAATATAAAACTTGGAATGAATTCTTTCTGAAGTCTTCTGCTGCTCATTATTCTGCAAGGAAACATAAATGGGAATCTGAAATGACATGGCTAACTCATGATCAAGCCGTTCAAGGTTATTGGCAAAATGAAGAACATGTCATAGAAGAATCTAAAAAGTATTCAACGAGATCAGATTTCTTCAAGGGTTGTCATGCTGCGTATGATTATGCATTCAAACACAATCTATGGGAAAAAATGCCTTGGATAAAAACTAAAGTGAAAGAACAAGGCTATTGGACAAAAGAACGTGTATTCGAAGAAGGTGCCAAATATTCAACTAAAATGGAATTTAAAAAGATGGCGCCAACTGCATATTCAAAAGCTGTAAAATACAAATGGATAGAAGAGATGAATTGGTTCATTTCTAATGTAAAGCCTAAGGGCTATTGGCAAAATAAGCAGAATACATTGAACGAATCTCATAAATACTCTTCACGCAGCGAGTTCAGATGGGGGAATCCTGGTGCTTATAGAGCTTCTATAGATAATGGGTGGATAGAAGAAATGACATGGCTAAAGCGCCCAAAGAGCTATAATTATAAATGGTCACGTGAAAATGTATTCATAGAATCACATAAGTATGAGTCTCGTAGTGCATTTAAAAAAGGTAGCCCTGCTGCATACAGAGTTGCGTTACAGAATGGATGGTTAGCAATAATGGTGTGGCTTAAAAAGTAAGAGACCTATATATAGAAAGTTTTATCATTATGTATAATCATAGCTAATTAACGGTTAACACAATAAGTATAAATAATATTTTAAATTAATAATTAACAATGGAATACAAACTGAAATGGCCTGATGTAAAAGGCCGAAAAGAGATTAAAGCTATTGACGTTAAATATGGTGACGTAGTAGCAGTTGCTGAATTTTACAGAAACTCGTTTACAAACGAAATTGAGTTTGGAAGAACAGGCTTAGCTGTTATGGAAAGTCCTGATTGGGCAATATGGTACATTAACCTATGTAAAGAAGAAGGACGAGTATGGGTTAATGACCCACTTCCAGATGATGTGATGTTATTTGAACCTACCGAAGAAGAAGAATATTTCGGTAAATTAATATTGTTGCAAGAATTATTTAATACATATTCAAATCCATATTTTAATGGTCAAGTAATAACAGATGCGACTATAGATAAATATCTAAAACTAGAATTTTCTAGTGTAATCGAATACATAAAAAAATATTCTGAAAAATGGGGATATAGATTTTGGGATGATGCTATTGACGCTATTGCTGAAGCTAAAAAAGAGAGAACGGCACAATTAGCAAATCTAAAATTATGTAAGAAGTAGGTGTAACTGCACTCTATAATGAAATGACTATCTCTAAATGAGGATAGCGTAATGTAATAAAAATTAGTCTAGATTACGTTTACATTGGAGAGAGGTTGGGGAATGTCCCACCTCTCTCTAAGTAAGATAGTCTTCCCCTCTCTCAAATACTTCTCTTATAATCCTCCATCTTCTTCAACTTATAATACAGCTCATGAGCGATATGATAGTCGGGATCGGAATCTGCAAGCCACTCCGAAAAATGGAGGTTGTGGTTCTTTTGGGTTTCCTGCTTTCTGAACGAATCTACCACGCATTTCTTTTCTACATCAGGAAACATCAGGTTCATGCGGGCAGCAAAGGCATTCTTGTCTTTACCCTCCTTCACCATGTGGAACGTATATTTCATCAGGCACCACACTATGTACCAGTTCTGCTGCTTGGTCATGTTGCCCTTTATCCAGAACTTCAACATCTTTTCTAACTTAAATGGATCCACCCAGTTGGCAAATAAAGAATCGCCATGATGCTCATAGTCATCAGCCTGGGCTATCTTCTCCTCCAACTTTCCATACTCACCCTGATACTTGAACAGCTTGACAAAATCTTCCGGTGAAGCCTGCTCTCGGACAAGTGTATGGACCAGCTCTTCTTCATCCTCTTCATTGATGTTATTATACCAATCTCCACATAGCTTATAATTTCCGTATTTATCTATCGTTTCTACCATCACTTTCTGTAAATCCACTTTAGTAAAACCCATTCTCCTGCTTTCCATGTGACGCTTCTGCACCTTTGCCTCATGCTCCAGATGAGCCGGTAACATATGCTCGTCAAAATCTCGCTTGATATAATGATAAATAATCACAGCCTCCTGATCAGTGCGGGAAAAACGGGTTCTGCACAAGTCGTTAAAATCATTGTATATACGGGTAATTGTAGCGATGGTTTTCTCCAAAGCCAACTTCAATCCGGTAGAGATAAAAACTTTCAAATTAGCTATAAAATGCGGAAACTCAGCACTAGTCTGAGCAGTTAGCTTCTCATACTGAGCATAAATAGCATTGTCACTAAGAAATTGTCCATAGTCATCTACATCCAAAAAATAGTTTACATGCTTATGAGCAATATCCTGAATGTCATTCAGTACCTTCTCCAAAACTTCCTTATAGATGGCCATCAGCTCATCATCATAGCTTTTGTAGATGCTAATATAGACTTTCTTATGGAGCGTATGAATATATTCAAGAAAATCTGTCAATTGCTCGGCAAGGTTTTGGTAAATATGATTGTAATGAGTAAGATCCTTTCGCTTTTCAGTTTTCCATTGAAAATCTTCCATAGCATGACGAATCTCCTTAGATAGATGCTCTGCTTCTCTCTTAAACTGGTCAACATCATCCTTAGTTACAGGTGTGTATTTCTTTTCTCCTGTAGCCTCATCCGTTACCAACAAATCTTCTTCTGAAGTAATTTTCAGGAGAAAGACGTAACGATTATCGTTAAAAGGTTGTTCTTCTGTTTCCATCGTTTTACTTATACAGGTTAAAATGTTAACAAAAAAATAAGCGGCGTAGGTTTCCCTGTAAGCACCGATATTCGGGTACCTGCAAGAACCTTCAACAAGGTACAAACAAGTACAGCCCACGCCGTAGAGGAGTGGACGCCTTGCTGTCACCGTCTTCTTGTTGAATTTCTGAATTTGCAGGTTCTGAATATCGTAGAAGTGTCAGATAATCAGCGTCTATCGTATTATGATTTCTATCTATTTTACTTTCTGTTTCTTACTTCAAAATTTTTAAAGAGTCGAGTTCACTTTGAAAGTGGATCCGATTCAAATTAAACAAATGTCTTGGCGGGGTTAAACCCTCCTTGACGATTACTAACTCAATCACTGTATAGCAACACCAGTGAAGTTTTCTGCGCATCATGCACAGAATTCGCCCCCAAAGTTACAAAATAATTGCGAAAAACGTGCATATTTATATAGATTAACACAAAAAAATGAGAAAAAACTTCAAAAAACATGGGCAAAGAGGGATTTATTGCATTTTTAAACAAAACCAAAACATCAAAATATTATATTACGTTCAATATCCGTTTATCCTGCATATTTTCAGTCTTTGATAAAATATGCTTATATTATCTTTGTTATGAAAGATTATTTATCTGCACGGAAAATGGAAAGAGAGAAAGAAATGATTTTTCAAGGAATCATGAGCAGAAATTGGCTCTCGGGGCTAAAAAAATGTGCCGCCGATGGCACTTTTCACCCCTACAGAAGGGTAAAAAGAGAGGGGTCAAGGCAGGTTGAAGAGGGGCACAAATGGGCATTTCGAGAATATTATTAACATATTTGACATAAAAACGCAATACAAGAAGAGCAGCACGTTGGGTATAAAATAGCATTTTCATACTCTTTGCGAAGTAAAACAACAAGAAAACAATTCAGTCTACAAAAATCTCTTTGCACTAATAATCAACGTTTTACAAACACAACACCATTCCTTTCAGAATAAATTTTCCATAACACTAGGGTGTCATTAAGGGTCAGTGTCATTAAG
The Segatella copri DNA segment above includes these coding regions:
- a CDS encoding GIY-YIG nuclease family protein; the protein is MARKWTRENVLEESKKYSSRSEFKKTSSGAFHIAYINGWLDEMTWLVHPAPKPIKWTKEAVFEESKKYSVLTDFIRENISAYTVARKNGWLDEMIWIERKSVIRGFWQLKENVFNESHKYKTLKEFREGCSAAYNSAKKKGWLKEMTWLKRTDSKPKGYWKIKENVLEESHNYKTTTEFCKRNYLAYKSALDNMWLDEMTWLKKANRMKKGHWKNKETVFKEAQKYKYKSDFRRKAPSAYATAWKNGWLIEMTWFQPKGYERAIQGPIHKIYVYIDEDKKYAYVGATNNIDRRDYEHRTKKDDPVLKYFTSIGKNVPKYKILREGLTIIERQREERIQSLYYRDILHYTLLNNINATGENIGSLGSLVYKWTRNKVIKEAEKYKTPTEFFTKAAGAYDAALKYKMMNEETFPWFYSKRKPPRWWNVKEHVFEESKKYKTWNEFFLKSSAAHYSARKHKWESEMTWLTHDQAVQGYWQNEEHVIEESKKYSTRSDFFKGCHAAYDYAFKHNLWEKMPWIKTKVKEQGYWTKERVFEEGAKYSTKMEFKKMAPTAYSKAVKYKWIEEMNWFISNVKPKGYWQNKQNTLNESHKYSSRSEFRWGNPGAYRASIDNGWIEEMTWLKRPKSYNYKWSRENVFIESHKYESRSAFKKGSPAAYRVALQNGWLAIMVWLKK